The following proteins are encoded in a genomic region of Gimesia algae:
- a CDS encoding carboxylesterase family protein, whose product MKIFLCILFSYATLVHAADTNIRWNSNFKETCHSQAEGAPVSFTVRTPPQIAGRKAYPLLIDLKVGLNAVPSTQYPFFYALPARGRIWGYRSLSTYDVLQVIDCMKQKYPIDPDRIYLTGFSAGGSGAMHLASCFPDQFAAVLALGGVGNNYPLVNFKNLPVAFHHGDEDWTSSICNARVQADRMQALGSPMFLKEYPDAGHSIPGPRAPLLDWLFKQTRNPNPLSLTHECESISLGRSYWFTIQEFIDPHQRASVAATINDRTVVVHPHNIAAFSLDLAAFPNVKTVQIDQTRLPADMYYRFESGHWINGSPLPKPPTRVYQAGAAANLYQGEPLLIVYGTRGDRTQQLKTLAQTLASYGGPTNERIPNLFPVISDIELTQTQQTNANLILVGTPAENRLSQAILSGLPIKIQQGTLLAGGRSPLPLENQILSLLAPHPDHPQRLVYLLAPFTDTAGLAQVVAKPASFLAGSDGFDRISQADLLTQNPQHLISRQLQYGKDWNWIRFPDADQPIPARYSNRANLATTCLQLMQEKSQADFALWWGPADRGMWGTDFNHLERYQPEFYTKADFLTRHRLFETMTGSVTGAELKEIWNRWGTKQELQSFPEITPGTLIDEQQYRLHIPMDLYIKLGQRKQNLINPQTAPGITSAELLQQIFP is encoded by the coding sequence TTGAAAATATTCCTGTGCATCCTGTTTTCTTACGCAACTCTGGTACACGCTGCCGACACCAATATTCGTTGGAACTCAAACTTCAAAGAGACCTGTCACAGTCAGGCAGAAGGCGCTCCCGTCTCGTTCACCGTACGCACACCTCCGCAGATCGCAGGTCGAAAGGCCTACCCGTTACTGATTGACCTCAAGGTCGGCCTCAACGCAGTACCGAGCACACAGTATCCGTTTTTCTACGCGTTACCTGCACGCGGTCGCATCTGGGGATACCGCTCACTTTCTACTTACGATGTGCTGCAGGTCATCGACTGTATGAAACAAAAATACCCGATCGATCCGGACCGAATTTATCTTACTGGATTTTCCGCGGGTGGAAGTGGCGCCATGCATCTGGCCTCCTGCTTTCCCGATCAATTCGCAGCAGTCCTGGCCTTAGGAGGCGTCGGCAACAATTACCCGCTGGTCAATTTCAAGAACCTGCCGGTCGCGTTTCACCATGGAGACGAAGACTGGACCTCTTCCATCTGCAACGCGCGGGTGCAGGCAGACAGAATGCAAGCCCTGGGCAGTCCCATGTTTCTCAAAGAATACCCGGACGCCGGCCATTCCATCCCGGGACCACGTGCGCCTCTGCTGGACTGGCTCTTCAAACAAACACGAAATCCGAACCCGCTGTCCCTCACCCACGAATGCGAAAGCATATCGCTGGGGCGTTCCTACTGGTTCACCATTCAGGAGTTCATCGATCCACACCAGCGGGCATCGGTAGCAGCTACCATCAATGACCGGACCGTCGTCGTCCATCCTCATAACATAGCCGCTTTTTCCTTAGACCTGGCTGCATTTCCCAATGTAAAGACAGTCCAGATTGATCAGACCCGGCTGCCAGCAGACATGTATTACAGGTTCGAGTCAGGCCATTGGATAAATGGAAGCCCTCTGCCAAAACCACCAACACGCGTCTACCAAGCGGGTGCTGCTGCCAACCTGTATCAGGGCGAGCCATTACTCATTGTTTACGGCACTCGCGGTGATCGCACGCAGCAGCTGAAAACACTGGCACAAACGCTCGCGTCCTATGGCGGCCCCACTAATGAGCGGATCCCCAACCTGTTTCCCGTAATTTCTGACATAGAGCTGACGCAAACTCAGCAGACGAACGCTAATTTAATTCTGGTCGGCACCCCCGCAGAAAACAGGCTCAGCCAGGCAATCCTGTCCGGACTTCCCATCAAAATTCAGCAAGGCACGCTACTGGCAGGGGGTAGATCACCGTTGCCCCTGGAAAATCAGATACTGAGTTTGCTCGCTCCCCATCCTGATCATCCGCAGCGTCTGGTCTATCTGCTCGCCCCCTTCACTGACACAGCCGGACTCGCCCAGGTTGTCGCTAAGCCGGCTTCGTTCCTGGCTGGCTCAGATGGGTTTGACCGCATCAGTCAGGCAGACCTGCTCACGCAAAACCCGCAGCATCTCATTTCACGACAGTTGCAATATGGAAAAGACTGGAACTGGATTCGCTTCCCGGATGCAGACCAGCCGATCCCGGCCCGTTATAGTAACCGGGCCAATCTCGCGACCACCTGTCTGCAGCTCATGCAGGAAAAATCCCAGGCTGACTTTGCACTCTGGTGGGGGCCCGCCGATCGAGGCATGTGGGGGACCGACTTCAATCACCTCGAACGCTATCAACCCGAATTCTATACCAAAGCAGACTTCCTCACCCGACATCGTCTCTTTGAGACCATGACAGGCAGTGTGACTGGTGCAGAATTAAAAGAGATCTGGAATCGCTGGGGCACAAAACAGGAGCTGCAGAGCTTTCCTGAAATCACCCCCGGTACGCTGATCGACGAACAGCAATACCGACTCCACATACCAATGGACCTGTATATCAAACTGGGTCAGCGCAAACAGAATCTCATCAATCCGCAGACAGCCCCCGGCATTACCTCCGCTGAACTGCTACAGCAGATCTTTCCCTGA
- a CDS encoding LexA family protein: MKKLTERQKHIISFIRVFTAKTGCAPTVREIGQSFGIKSTNGVSDHLKAIEAKGRLKRNQFMPRGLEVVENLRIRFCGEVQ, translated from the coding sequence ATGAAAAAATTAACCGAGCGACAGAAGCATATTATCAGTTTTATTCGTGTGTTTACCGCGAAGACGGGGTGTGCGCCGACGGTGCGGGAGATTGGTCAGTCGTTTGGGATTAAATCGACCAATGGGGTCTCGGATCATCTCAAGGCGATTGAAGCCAAAGGCCGACTGAAACGGAATCAGTTTATGCCCCGGGGGCTGGAAGTCGTGGAGAATCTGCGGATCCGGTTCTGCGGCGAAGTGCAGTAG
- a CDS encoding glycosyl hydrolase family 8, producing MKRLYATLLEWFIQQHGTPRRSRAQAARQIEALEVRTMLTAHPLADAPDVQFEVDQDWGSGRTANLILNNDEATAFTDWQLEFDFSGEIQSLWNAEVENLGGGRYRITPPSWDATLDAGETLAIGLVAVGAYSEPSGFAFNGSGSPVDPDPDPDPDPDPDPVVNAPNQPSVSVLTDQASGGFRVTLNLWAGSAANHWKLYENGEVIHEADLTGNATPQTDSLLITNRDYGVFRYQVEVSNANGATLSDEVVYVAGDASLISIEGVDSAGQALQVTIDQETVYEYTLASSSESSQFSVAVSNSRAVTAEIVNGNTLRITGLEAGRSSVRITDVESGEDRYIGFRVRTAEGALPGLPDYLTIGSVSEDTTGDLAFWQDFDDSNSLTGKYVDSRYIYLNGGPLTGWRSWDPDRVSSYVRESMKLGMIPQFVYYNIPDGGESYTTNLEHIQSQSYMENYFRDLKFALDTIRTEAGDELVQMILEPDFIGYLMQNAGTSASAISAVTSAAYSSGVLQEGVDPQFDNTVTGLIEAINYTISHFAPNVEFGWQFNLWASPGIETPIPGTGIVHLTDTMGVAAGQAAIAREAELIAEYYMDAGILSYGAGFVSLDKYGLDAGAQNGAASNPEASTWFWNSDHWQNYLLIVQTLTETTEREMVLWQLPVGHINDSQAVNPYDANGVFDPLTNTTRQYEDSAASFFLGDTFTASGNRLDYFSTNDLGDAKLTVSGNTITWGSHMEEARAAGIRQILFGAGVGISTDGIGSEPTDDYWWITRVQEYYQNPVPLEGSIVEPPDEVVPEVRISGATVAEGISGTVSATLTVSLSEPATQTVVVNYQTSNGTATASEDYEASSGQVTFAVGETSKTISVQIFGDSLVEPDEQFYVTLSSPVGATLDASLSSATTVITNDDAEVVSENELSVTTPYETAVTIAAGSSGGDPDYGSHVQSYVDGTLFPSQYSQAQLDQIVSNYYDSWKADWLRADPGGNGYRVIMDASGRTTSEAQGYGMLVLAHMDGCDPQAQAIFDGLFQYSRANPSEGNPDLMDWAQPDAYGNSSAFDGDADIAYALLVADAQWGSDGAVNYLQEAITIIDAMYASTIGPDSHLPMLGDWVNPYGGGRNQWSVRTSDFMYGHFRAFEAATGTGAWNEVIAATQAVMTKLQQQSGTGLVPDFVIVDPTTGNVSPAPSGFLEVNDQHYWYNAGRVPWRIGADAVLSGDAVSLTQAQMLSEFFQQSSGGDPALIRGGYALDGTPLNSWSDPFFRAAVGVSAMTGSDAGDQAWMNSVFDSVATTHSNYYADSVSMLSMLVMSGNYISPSSSLGAGGTLQSVSQPVHGEVVNNQDGTLTYTPDAGFSGADSFVFTTVSDSGSIISTTVHVTVEAFMVIVPEISINDVNVTEGDSGSQQAVFTVSLDQPTTELVTVQFHTVDGTAVAGADYQSVNGQLIFQPGELTKTIVVPILGDMDQEGSESFQVILDQPVGGTIAATTGTGSIQDNDAPTAAGAVDFDVVDAWNSGFQGAMEIRNESDQPMEGWMLQFTFDGNITDIWNAEIVSHVGNTYVIRGASWNSDIPAGGTVSFGFIGTSTGLDEPLSDFVLNGSPV from the coding sequence ATGAAACGACTTTACGCAACACTTCTTGAATGGTTCATTCAACAGCACGGCACTCCCAGGCGATCACGTGCTCAGGCAGCAAGACAGATCGAGGCACTGGAGGTGCGGACGATGCTCACCGCCCATCCACTGGCGGATGCACCCGATGTGCAATTTGAGGTGGATCAGGACTGGGGCTCCGGTCGGACAGCCAACCTGATTCTGAATAACGATGAAGCAACGGCGTTTACCGACTGGCAACTGGAGTTTGATTTCAGCGGTGAGATCCAGTCACTGTGGAATGCCGAAGTGGAGAATCTCGGGGGGGGCCGCTATCGGATTACGCCTCCCAGCTGGGATGCGACTTTGGATGCAGGTGAAACGCTGGCGATTGGACTTGTGGCTGTTGGCGCTTACAGTGAGCCCAGCGGGTTTGCGTTTAACGGGAGTGGAAGTCCCGTTGACCCTGACCCCGACCCGGATCCAGACCCGGATCCCGATCCTGTGGTCAATGCACCGAATCAGCCGAGCGTGAGTGTGCTGACAGATCAGGCTTCGGGCGGTTTTCGTGTGACTCTCAATCTGTGGGCAGGGTCAGCAGCGAATCACTGGAAGTTGTACGAGAATGGCGAAGTGATTCATGAAGCAGATCTGACGGGAAATGCGACCCCGCAAACGGACAGTCTGCTGATTACGAACCGGGACTACGGTGTGTTTCGCTATCAGGTCGAAGTCAGTAACGCAAACGGAGCAACTTTGAGCGATGAAGTCGTGTATGTGGCTGGTGACGCCAGTCTGATCAGCATTGAGGGAGTCGACAGTGCCGGGCAGGCCTTACAGGTCACCATTGATCAGGAAACAGTTTACGAATACACGCTGGCCTCCTCGAGTGAGTCGAGTCAGTTCAGCGTAGCAGTCAGTAATTCTCGGGCAGTCACCGCAGAGATCGTTAACGGCAATACATTGCGGATTACCGGTCTCGAAGCAGGACGGTCGTCTGTGCGGATTACCGATGTTGAGAGCGGCGAAGATCGTTATATCGGGTTTCGCGTACGTACGGCAGAGGGCGCACTGCCGGGGCTTCCGGATTATCTGACCATCGGTTCGGTCAGCGAAGACACGACCGGTGACCTGGCTTTCTGGCAGGATTTTGATGACAGCAATTCGTTAACCGGCAAATATGTCGACTCGCGTTATATCTATCTCAATGGGGGGCCGCTTACCGGCTGGCGAAGCTGGGATCCAGACCGTGTGAGCAGTTATGTACGCGAAAGCATGAAGCTGGGAATGATTCCGCAATTCGTGTACTACAATATTCCTGATGGCGGCGAAAGTTATACGACCAACCTGGAGCACATCCAGAGTCAGTCGTATATGGAAAACTATTTTCGTGACCTGAAATTCGCGCTGGACACCATTCGCACCGAAGCAGGTGACGAACTGGTGCAGATGATTCTGGAACCGGACTTCATCGGTTACCTGATGCAGAATGCCGGCACATCGGCGAGTGCAATTTCGGCTGTAACGAGTGCCGCTTACAGCAGTGGCGTTTTGCAGGAAGGCGTTGATCCCCAGTTTGACAATACGGTGACGGGGCTGATTGAAGCGATCAATTATACCATCAGTCATTTTGCACCGAACGTGGAGTTTGGCTGGCAGTTCAATCTCTGGGCTTCACCTGGGATCGAAACCCCCATTCCGGGCACGGGAATCGTGCATTTGACGGATACAATGGGAGTCGCAGCCGGTCAGGCAGCGATTGCCCGTGAAGCAGAACTGATTGCCGAGTATTACATGGACGCCGGTATTCTGAGTTACGGGGCGGGGTTCGTCTCCCTCGATAAGTATGGACTGGATGCAGGGGCGCAGAACGGGGCAGCCAGTAATCCGGAAGCGAGTACCTGGTTCTGGAACAGCGATCACTGGCAGAATTACCTGCTGATTGTGCAGACGCTCACGGAAACGACTGAACGTGAAATGGTACTCTGGCAGTTGCCCGTTGGTCACATCAATGACAGCCAGGCGGTGAACCCCTATGACGCGAATGGTGTGTTTGATCCCTTGACCAACACAACGCGGCAGTATGAAGATTCCGCAGCTTCCTTCTTCTTGGGGGATACGTTTACGGCCAGTGGAAATCGGCTGGATTATTTCTCGACGAATGATCTGGGTGATGCGAAGCTGACCGTTTCCGGCAACACGATCACCTGGGGATCGCATATGGAAGAAGCGCGCGCCGCCGGTATCCGGCAGATTCTGTTCGGGGCGGGGGTCGGCATCAGCACCGATGGAATCGGCAGTGAACCAACGGATGACTACTGGTGGATCACCAGGGTGCAGGAGTATTATCAGAATCCGGTTCCTCTGGAGGGCAGCATCGTGGAGCCTCCTGACGAAGTGGTTCCTGAAGTTCGTATCAGCGGAGCGACTGTTGCAGAAGGTATTAGCGGGACCGTGTCGGCTACGTTGACGGTTTCCCTGTCTGAACCAGCGACTCAAACGGTTGTCGTTAACTATCAGACTTCCAATGGGACGGCGACCGCCAGTGAGGATTATGAAGCTTCCAGTGGTCAGGTTACCTTCGCAGTAGGAGAAACTTCGAAGACGATTTCGGTTCAGATATTTGGTGACAGCCTGGTAGAGCCGGACGAACAGTTCTATGTAACACTCAGCAGTCCGGTGGGAGCGACGCTGGATGCGAGTCTGTCATCGGCGACCACAGTCATTACCAATGACGATGCGGAAGTGGTTAGCGAGAATGAATTGTCTGTGACGACGCCTTATGAGACGGCAGTCACAATAGCCGCGGGAAGTTCGGGAGGCGATCCTGATTATGGCAGCCATGTTCAATCGTATGTCGACGGGACGTTATTCCCCAGCCAATATAGTCAGGCGCAGCTGGATCAGATTGTGAGCAACTACTATGACAGTTGGAAAGCGGACTGGTTGCGTGCGGACCCGGGAGGGAATGGATACCGGGTGATTATGGATGCGTCAGGTCGAACCACATCCGAAGCGCAGGGTTACGGGATGCTGGTTCTGGCGCATATGGATGGATGCGATCCACAGGCCCAGGCGATTTTCGATGGCCTGTTTCAGTATTCGCGTGCGAATCCCAGCGAAGGGAATCCTGATCTGATGGACTGGGCGCAGCCGGATGCGTACGGAAACAGTAGCGCCTTCGATGGGGACGCCGATATTGCCTATGCGCTGCTCGTTGCAGATGCTCAATGGGGAAGTGACGGCGCGGTCAACTATCTGCAGGAAGCGATTACGATTATTGATGCCATGTACGCTTCGACCATAGGACCGGACAGTCATCTGCCGATGCTGGGTGACTGGGTGAATCCTTATGGTGGTGGGCGGAATCAGTGGTCTGTACGTACCAGCGATTTCATGTATGGTCACTTCCGCGCCTTTGAAGCCGCAACCGGTACGGGAGCCTGGAATGAAGTGATCGCGGCGACTCAGGCTGTGATGACGAAACTGCAGCAGCAATCGGGTACGGGTCTGGTGCCGGACTTTGTGATTGTCGATCCGACGACCGGGAATGTTTCGCCTGCGCCTTCGGGCTTCCTGGAAGTGAATGATCAGCATTACTGGTACAACGCGGGGCGTGTGCCCTGGCGGATTGGTGCTGACGCGGTGTTGAGTGGAGACGCGGTCTCGCTGACGCAGGCGCAGATGCTGTCGGAATTCTTTCAGCAGTCTTCGGGTGGGGATCCGGCATTGATTCGAGGTGGCTATGCTTTGGATGGAACGCCGCTCAACAGCTGGAGCGATCCATTTTTCCGTGCGGCGGTCGGTGTGTCGGCGATGACCGGTTCAGACGCGGGTGACCAGGCGTGGATGAATTCGGTCTTCGACAGTGTGGCAACGACGCATTCGAATTACTATGCGGACTCTGTGTCGATGTTGAGTATGCTGGTGATGTCGGGCAACTACATCAGTCCTTCGTCCTCGCTGGGAGCAGGAGGAACGCTGCAGTCTGTTTCTCAACCTGTACATGGTGAGGTGGTCAACAATCAGGATGGAACGCTGACTTATACACCAGACGCTGGTTTCTCAGGAGCAGACAGCTTCGTGTTCACAACGGTTTCTGATTCGGGTAGCATCATCAGTACGACGGTGCATGTCACCGTGGAAGCATTCATGGTGATTGTCCCGGAAATTTCCATCAATGATGTAAATGTGACAGAAGGTGACAGTGGGAGTCAACAGGCAGTGTTTACTGTTTCACTGGATCAACCGACGACTGAACTGGTGACAGTTCAGTTTCATACAGTCGATGGAACGGCGGTCGCTGGTGCGGATTATCAGTCGGTGAATGGCCAGCTGATCTTTCAGCCAGGAGAGCTGACGAAAACGATCGTGGTGCCGATCCTGGGTGATATGGATCAGGAAGGGAGTGAAAGCTTCCAGGTTATCCTTGATCAGCCAGTGGGTGGTACGATTGCGGCCACTACAGGCACGGGAAGTATTCAGGACAACGATGCACCGACTGCGGCGGGCGCCGTGGACTTTGATGTCGTGGATGCCTGGAACAGCGGGTTCCAGGGCGCGATGGAAATTCGGAATGAAAGTGACCAGCCTATGGAAGGCTGGATGCTGCAGTTCACCTTCGATGGTAATATTACGGATATCTGGAACGCCGAGATTGTTTCACACGTGGGAAACACGTATGTGATTCGGGGTGCCTCCTGGAATTCTGATATTCCCGCTGGTGGCACGGTCTCCTTCGGCTTTATCGGAACGTCAACCGGTCTGGACGAACCACTTTCGGACTTTGTTCTGAATGGAAGTCCCGTCTGA